One stretch of bacterium DNA includes these proteins:
- a CDS encoding CTP synthase, whose translation MTKFIFVAGGVMSGIGKGVATASIGKILESKGFTVTAIKIDPYINLDAGTMNPIEHGEVFVTDDGMECDQDIGNYERFLDKNIPKINYMTTGLIYETVIRKERNLEYGGKCVEVVPHIPEEVIRRIKKASKLAKADFTIIEIGGTVGEYQNILFLEAARMLKSSNPEEVLFVLVSYLPIPNKIGEMKTKPTQYAVRTVNSAGIQPDVILCRSEVPIDDRRKEKLSVFCNIRPEMVISAPDVDSIYDVPVNFEKDNLGDKILKHFGIKKRKRDMHDWRKLALKIKSLKKEVKIGIIGKYFSTGDFVLSDSYISVIEAIKHAAWTLDVKPALHWINSEDYEKDPEKLKELKEMDGIIVPGGFGGRGVEGKIRAIQFARVNKIPYLGLCYGMQIACVEYARNVAGLGGANTTEIDRKTKYPIIDIMPEQKKNLEDSNYGATMRLGAYPALIAKNTLAFQSYQKNRISERHRHRWEVNPDYVKILEKKGMVFSGKSPDGRLMEIVELPGNIHPFFVGTQFHPEFKSRPLAPHPLFSEFIKAAIRPVK comes from the coding sequence ATGACCAAATTTATTTTTGTGGCAGGCGGAGTAATGAGCGGGATAGGCAAAGGAGTGGCTACCGCTTCGATCGGAAAAATATTGGAATCCAAAGGCTTTACTGTCACGGCGATCAAGATTGACCCCTATATCAATCTTGACGCGGGTACGATGAACCCGATCGAGCACGGAGAAGTTTTTGTGACCGACGACGGCATGGAATGCGATCAGGATATCGGCAATTATGAAAGATTTCTCGATAAGAATATTCCCAAAATAAACTATATGACTACCGGCTTGATCTATGAAACAGTCATCCGGAAAGAAAGAAATCTGGAATACGGCGGAAAATGCGTGGAAGTGGTACCGCATATTCCGGAAGAAGTGATCCGCCGGATCAAAAAAGCCTCCAAGCTCGCCAAAGCTGATTTTACGATCATCGAGATCGGCGGGACAGTGGGAGAATACCAGAATATCCTGTTTTTGGAAGCGGCCCGAATGCTAAAATCATCCAATCCCGAAGAAGTTCTTTTCGTCCTGGTGAGCTATCTTCCGATCCCCAACAAGATCGGTGAAATGAAAACCAAACCGACGCAATACGCCGTGCGAACCGTCAATTCCGCGGGCATTCAGCCGGATGTCATTCTTTGCCGCTCGGAAGTGCCGATCGATGATCGCCGCAAGGAAAAACTGTCGGTATTTTGCAATATCAGGCCGGAAATGGTCATTTCCGCTCCGGATGTCGATTCAATTTATGACGTTCCGGTGAATTTTGAAAAAGATAATCTGGGCGACAAAATACTAAAACATTTCGGGATCAAGAAAAGAAAGCGCGATATGCACGACTGGCGGAAACTGGCTCTCAAGATCAAAAGCTTAAAAAAAGAAGTGAAGATTGGCATCATCGGCAAATATTTTTCCACCGGCGATTTTGTTTTATCCGATTCCTATATTTCAGTGATCGAAGCGATCAAGCACGCCGCCTGGACGCTGGACGTAAAACCGGCGCTTCATTGGATAAATTCCGAGGACTATGAAAAAGATCCGGAAAAATTAAAAGAACTGAAAGAAATGGACGGCATAATAGTGCCCGGCGGATTTGGCGGAAGAGGAGTGGAAGGAAAGATCAGGGCGATTCAGTTTGCCAGAGTGAACAAGATCCCGTACCTGGGATTGTGCTATGGCATGCAGATCGCCTGCGTGGAATACGCCCGCAATGTTGCCGGCTTGGGCGGAGCGAATACCACCGAGATCGACCGCAAAACAAAATATCCGATTATTGATATAATGCCCGAACAAAAGAAAAATCTGGAAGACTCGAATTACGGCGCCACGATGCGGCTGGGAGCTTATCCGGCGCTGATCGCGAAAAACACTCTGGCTTTCCAGTCTTATCAAAAAAATCGCATTTCCGAACGCCATCGCCATCGCTGGGAAGTGAATCCCGATTACGTGAAGATCCTTGAGAAAAAAGGAATGGTTTTTTCCGGCAAATCGCCGGATGGGCGCTTGATGGAAATCGTGGAATTGCCCGGCAATATTCATCCTTTCTTTGTCGGCACGCAATTCCATCCGGAATTCAAATCCCGGCCGCTTGCTCCGCATCCGCTGTTTTCGGAATTCATCAAAGCGGCAATCCGACCGGTTAAATAA
- a CDS encoding NYN domain-containing protein — protein sequence MNKKELKNYAFIDSQNLNLSIQSLGWKLDFTRFRVYLKEKYKVEVAYLFIGYLPENQDLYNSLQKYGYVLIFKPTLKYKDGKIKGNCDAELVLQAMIDYATYDKAIIVSGDGDFHCLIHYLSQQNKLEKVLIPNRFSYSALLKKFAANKITFINDLKGKLEYKKSTQ from the coding sequence ATGAATAAAAAGGAATTAAAAAATTACGCGTTTATTGACAGCCAAAATCTCAATTTATCCATTCAAAGCTTGGGTTGGAAATTGGATTTTACTCGTTTTAGAGTTTACTTAAAAGAGAAATATAAAGTTGAAGTAGCTTATTTGTTTATCGGATATTTACCGGAAAATCAGGATCTTTATAATTCTTTGCAAAAATATGGTTATGTCCTTATTTTTAAGCCAACACTAAAATATAAAGACGGAAAAATAAAAGGTAATTGTGACGCAGAACTTGTGCTTCAGGCGATGATTGATTATGCGACATACGATAAGGCAATCATTGTAAGCGGGGATGGGGATTTCCATTGTTTGATTCATTACTTATCACAACAGAATAAACTGGAGAAAGTCTTGATACCGAATAGATTTAGCTATTCAGCTTTGTTGAAAAAATTTGCGGCCAATAAAATCACTTTTATAAACGATCTTAAAGGAAAATTGGAATATAAAAAAAGCACCCAGTAA
- a CDS encoding alpha/beta fold hydrolase → MKEIKIIIHNSKNQKIVGLLSYPDKNNLPIVIIVHGFKGTKEYYPFVNNSVECFAEAGIAVLRIDCRGSGESEGDFKEATIGSEAEDILTAIEFAKTHDKVDPKRIGIIGISMGAAAALFALRKKLSVKALIFWGPMFFGINYYDTPEHRKTIEEEGVFYVSQKFTGKKLTAGKELFNELKTLDSSPVMKLINLPTLILRGSKEEVIEISQDKKAVKLLNADYKIIKNGDHNFTDKNSETELIKSTIAWCKEKL, encoded by the coding sequence ATGAAAGAAATAAAAATAATAATCCATAATTCCAAAAATCAGAAAATCGTAGGACTGCTTTCATATCCGGACAAAAATAATTTGCCGATTGTAATTATTGTGCACGGATTCAAAGGCACAAAAGAATATTATCCTTTTGTCAATAATTCGGTTGAATGCTTTGCGGAAGCGGGGATAGCCGTATTAAGAATTGATTGCCGAGGTTCAGGAGAAAGCGAAGGAGATTTCAAGGAAGCAACCATTGGATCAGAAGCGGAAGATATATTAACCGCGATAGAATTCGCCAAAACACATGATAAGGTCGACCCAAAAAGAATTGGCATTATTGGCATAAGCATGGGAGCGGCCGCCGCCTTATTTGCTCTAAGAAAAAAGCTATCTGTTAAAGCGTTAATTTTCTGGGGACCGATGTTTTTTGGCATTAATTATTACGACACGCCTGAGCACCGGAAAACCATTGAAGAAGAAGGGGTATTTTACGTTTCGCAAAAATTTACCGGTAAAAAATTAACAGCGGGAAAAGAGTTATTCAACGAATTGAAAACTCTGGACTCAAGTCCTGTTATGAAATTAATAAATTTGCCGACTTTAATTTTAAGAGGATCAAAAGAGGAAGTTATTGAAATATCGCAAGACAAAAAAGCTGTCAAGCTGCTGAATGCGGATTATAAAATCATAAAAAACGGAGACCATAATTTTACCGACAAAAATTCGGAAACGGAACTAATTAAAAGTACGATTGCTTGGTGTAAGGAAAAATTGTAA
- the rpmA gene encoding 50S ribosomal protein L27 has product MAHKKAGGSSSLGRDSRPKFLGVKLYDGEIAKTGNIIVRQRGSHFRAGKNVKMGSDDTLFAIGNGIVKFGIKKVKRFNGELKKIKIVSVVEKPKVATKATAKK; this is encoded by the coding sequence ATGGCACATAAAAAAGCAGGTGGTTCGTCCAGTTTAGGACGAGACTCAAGGCCAAAATTTCTGGGCGTAAAATTATATGACGGCGAGATCGCCAAGACCGGCAACATCATTGTCCGCCAGAGAGGCAGCCATTTCCGAGCCGGAAAAAATGTCAAAATGGGATCGGACGATACTTTGTTTGCTATTGGCAACGGCATTGTGAAATTCGGCATTAAGAAAGTCAAAAGATTCAATGGCGAATTGAAGAAGATCAAAATTGTCAGTGTTGTTGAAAAACCGAAAGTAGCGACAAAAGCGACAGCCAAGAAATAG
- a CDS encoding DNA methyltransferase — protein MIYAFILGRIFTLSVAEVLSVFEREKMDYEILTASAEILMVKMAKPIRNEQTFLNDLGGIVKIINILGEENKVSDLENAFTADKLINHYPNIKPELENIPSVKLYWGISVYFICSAELQKKQKIVKQIQSYLFSVKEVLHERDMKCRIVTPPPNKFTLDAPNVEKNNLLKKGGEIAVLVDKEKTYWGKTLAIQDFRFYGLRDFGRPARSMKVGMMPPKLAQVMINLAEVPKDDKILDPFCGTGVVLQEAMLMGHSVIGTDSNSATIALAKQNLEWLIETMKRKDPKSAISKEMYQLFQADARLIAKPIQANSISAIVTEGTLGPKYGRILPSDKQMQDNFKNLEKLYLDVFAQFKTILKKDGRVVISFPVYIIKGTRQEFIPFLDKLVQLGYNIKRPIKADELKGIPLLALSKNGTIVYSRPDQNVGREIVIFTKK, from the coding sequence ATGATATACGCTTTTATTCTAGGAAGAATTTTTACTTTATCCGTGGCGGAAGTCTTGAGTGTTTTTGAGCGCGAAAAAATGGATTATGAGATTTTAACGGCGAGCGCCGAGATTTTGATGGTGAAAATGGCTAAACCGATCAGGAATGAGCAAACTTTCCTGAATGATCTGGGCGGTATAGTTAAGATTATAAACATTTTGGGCGAAGAAAACAAGGTTTCGGATTTAGAGAATGCTTTTACCGCCGACAAGCTGATCAATCATTATCCGAATATCAAGCCGGAGCTGGAAAATATTCCTTCGGTTAAGCTTTATTGGGGCATTAGCGTGTATTTTATTTGCTCCGCCGAATTACAAAAAAAACAAAAAATTGTCAAACAGATCCAGAGTTATTTATTCAGCGTAAAAGAAGTATTGCACGAGCGGGATATGAAATGCCGGATCGTCACTCCCCCGCCCAATAAATTCACGCTTGACGCTCCGAACGTGGAGAAAAATAATTTGCTCAAAAAAGGCGGCGAGATCGCGGTTTTGGTGGACAAGGAAAAAACTTATTGGGGAAAAACACTGGCAATTCAGGATTTCCGGTTTTATGGATTGAGGGATTTTGGCCGGCCGGCGCGCAGTATGAAAGTCGGTATGATGCCGCCAAAACTTGCCCAAGTGATGATAAATCTTGCGGAAGTGCCGAAGGACGACAAGATACTCGATCCCTTCTGTGGCACGGGCGTAGTGCTTCAGGAAGCGATGCTTATGGGTCATAGTGTGATTGGCACGGATAGCAACAGCGCGACAATTGCTCTGGCGAAACAAAATCTGGAATGGCTGATCGAGACGATGAAAAGAAAAGATCCTAAGAGTGCTATAAGCAAAGAAATGTACCAGTTGTTCCAGGCGGATGCGAGGCTTATTGCCAAGCCGATACAGGCAAATTCAATTTCGGCAATTGTGACCGAGGGAACTTTGGGCCCGAAATACGGCCGAATACTCCCTAGCGATAAGCAAATGCAGGATAATTTTAAAAATCTCGAAAAGCTTTATCTTGATGTTTTTGCACAATTTAAAACAATACTCAAAAAAGACGGACGAGTGGTGATCAGTTTTCCGGTTTACATTATTAAAGGCACGAGGCAGGAGTTCATTCCATTTCTTGACAAGTTGGTACAACTTGGTTATAATATAAAACGTCCTATAAAAGCTGACGAGCTTAAGGGAATTCCATTACTTGCGCTATCAAAGAATGGAACGATCGTTTATTCAAGACCGGATCAAAACGTCGGACGAGAAATTGTTATTTTTACCAAAAAGTAA